From a region of the Hippopotamus amphibius kiboko isolate mHipAmp2 chromosome 3, mHipAmp2.hap2, whole genome shotgun sequence genome:
- the PHLDA2 gene encoding pleckstrin homology-like domain family A member 2, whose protein sequence is MKTPGEVLREGELEKRSDSLFQLWKKKRGVLTPDRLSLFPTSPGARPKELRFHSILKVDCVERTGKYVYFTIVTTDRKEIDFRCAGESCWNAAITLALIDFQNRRAVQDFRSRQERAAPAAQPEAGTARAS, encoded by the coding sequence ATGAAGACCCCCGGCGAGGTGCTGCGCGAGGGAGAGCTGGAGAAGCGCAGCGACAGCCTATTCCAACTGTGGAAGAAGAAGCGCGGCGTGCTCACCCCCGACCGCCTGAGCCTGTTCCCCACCAGCCCCGGCGCGCGCCCCAAGGAGCTGCGCTTCCACTCCATCCTCAAGGTGGACTGCGTGGAGCGCACCGGCAAGTACGTCTACTTTACCATCGTCACCACCGACCGCAAGGAGATCGACTTCCGCTGCGCGGGCGAGAGCTGCTGGAACGCGGCCATCACGCTGGCGCTCATCGACTTCCAGAACCGCCGCGCCGTGCAGGACTTCCGCAGCCGCCAGGAGCGCGCCGCGCCCGCCGCGCAGCCCGAGGCCGGGACAGCCCGCGCGTCCTGA